The following are encoded in a window of Corynebacterium marinum DSM 44953 genomic DNA:
- a CDS encoding ABC transporter permease, which produces MFLAWRDMLFARTRFLLMGLVLALMSILIVIISGLTAGLVNDGVSGLKAMDADVIAFEEGTQTDSASTRSVVDLSAAGDLAAAEGVEETTPMGLTIVNARNQDATPVDLTLVGVEPDSFIAPAGLPAMSPGRVDGQPTPTPHEVVLSGTLQDDGLSVGDTVILDRLETELTVVGFTDDQRTFGHVDLAYVPLDIWQEVHAGARAGEAAAPYAYDQASVVVARAPEADVEKLSAAAGLDARPLEESFGSSPGYSAETMTLSMIEWFLYIITALVTGAFFLVWTIQRAGDIAVMRAMGATRAFLLRDSLGQAVVILALSIAVGVALAVGLGLWLESTPMPYVTEAGSVLAGAALLFIAGLVGALIAVFRVTRTDPLTALGENR; this is translated from the coding sequence ATGTTTCTAGCCTGGCGCGACATGCTCTTCGCGCGCACCCGATTCCTCCTGATGGGCCTGGTTCTGGCCCTCATGTCCATCCTCATCGTCATCATCTCCGGCCTCACCGCCGGCCTGGTCAACGACGGCGTCTCCGGCCTGAAGGCCATGGACGCCGACGTCATCGCCTTCGAGGAGGGCACGCAGACCGATTCCGCGTCCACCCGCTCCGTCGTCGACCTCTCCGCGGCAGGCGACCTGGCGGCCGCTGAAGGTGTGGAGGAGACGACCCCCATGGGTCTGACCATCGTCAACGCCCGCAACCAGGACGCCACGCCGGTCGACCTCACCCTCGTCGGCGTCGAACCGGACTCCTTCATCGCCCCGGCGGGACTGCCCGCCATGAGCCCCGGCCGCGTGGACGGCCAGCCCACCCCGACCCCGCACGAGGTGGTCCTCTCCGGCACGCTGCAGGACGACGGGCTGTCCGTCGGCGACACCGTCATTCTCGACCGGCTGGAGACCGAGCTGACCGTCGTCGGTTTCACCGACGACCAGCGCACCTTCGGGCACGTCGACCTGGCCTACGTCCCCCTCGACATCTGGCAGGAGGTCCACGCCGGCGCCCGCGCGGGCGAAGCCGCGGCGCCCTACGCCTACGACCAGGCCTCCGTCGTCGTCGCCCGGGCGCCTGAGGCGGACGTCGAGAAGCTCTCGGCCGCCGCCGGCCTGGACGCGCGCCCCCTCGAGGAGAGCTTCGGTTCTTCTCCCGGATACAGCGCCGAGACGATGACGCTGTCCATGATCGAGTGGTTCCTCTACATCATCACGGCACTGGTGACGGGCGCCTTCTTCCTGGTCTGGACCATCCAGCGCGCCGGCGACATCGCCGTCATGCGCGCCATGGGCGCCACCCGCGCATTCCTCCTGCGCGACAGCCTCGGCCAGGCGGTGGTCATCCTCGCGCTGTCCATCGCCGTGGGCGTGGCACTCGCGGTGGGTCTCGGCCTCTGGCTGGAATCCACGCCGATGCCGTACGTCACCGAGGCGGGTTCCGTCCTCGCGGGCGCGGCACTGCTCTTCATCGCCGGACTGGTCGGCGCACTCATCGCCGTCTTCCGCGTCACCCGCACCGATCCGCTCACCGCACTGGGGGAGAACCGATGA
- a CDS encoding ABC transporter ATP-binding protein, whose translation MTTPALILDDVRVSYGDGDSEVHALDGVSLTVNPGEFVAVVGPSGSGKSTLLAVAGALTTPDSGRVAVAGEKITGLADAELARVRREHIGFVFQSSGNLPSALRARDQLELAARILGRRGRRSNDELLEAVGMAHRASHRPAALSGGERQRIGIARALVGGPDLLLVDEPTAALDRQRAHEIVALLAEECHELGVAGVMVTHDLEVIAHCDRVLQMVDGRLSARD comes from the coding sequence ATGACCACGCCCGCTCTCATCCTCGACGACGTCCGCGTCAGCTACGGCGACGGCGACTCCGAGGTCCACGCCCTCGACGGCGTCTCGTTGACCGTCAACCCCGGCGAATTCGTCGCCGTCGTCGGCCCCTCGGGCTCCGGAAAATCCACCCTGCTGGCGGTTGCCGGCGCATTGACGACGCCGGATTCCGGCCGTGTCGCGGTCGCCGGGGAGAAGATCACCGGCCTGGCCGACGCAGAGCTGGCACGCGTCCGCCGGGAGCACATCGGCTTCGTCTTCCAGTCCTCCGGCAACCTCCCCTCCGCGCTCCGCGCCCGGGACCAGCTCGAACTCGCCGCCCGCATCCTCGGGCGGCGCGGCCGGCGCAGCAACGACGAGCTGCTCGAGGCGGTCGGCATGGCGCACCGCGCCTCGCACCGGCCGGCCGCGCTCTCGGGCGGCGAGCGCCAGCGCATCGGCATCGCCCGCGCGCTCGTCGGCGGCCCCGACCTGCTGCTGGTCGACGAACCCACCGCCGCCCTCGACCGGCAGCGCGCCCACGAGATCGTCGCGCTGCTCGCCGAGGAATGCCACGAACTCGGCGTCGCCGGCGTCATGGTCACCCACGACCTCGAGGTGATCGCGCACTGCGACCGCGTCCTCCAGATGGTCGATGGACGGTTGAGCGCCAGGGACTAG
- the rplJ gene encoding 50S ribosomal protein L10 translates to MANAKNQADLADLKAKFEEADTVVLTEYRGLTVAQISELRGALGFDVQYSVAKNTLIKIAAQEKGIEGLDEHLTGPTAIAFIKGEAVDAAKVMKKFADDNKAFILKGGYMDGNALSADQVKAIAELDNRETTLAKLAGAIKGNLAKAAGLFNAPASQVARLAVALQEKKEA, encoded by the coding sequence ATGGCAAACGCGAAGAACCAGGCTGATCTTGCAGATCTCAAGGCCAAGTTCGAGGAAGCAGACACTGTTGTCCTCACCGAGTACCGTGGCCTGACCGTTGCGCAGATCTCTGAGCTGCGCGGCGCTCTCGGCTTCGACGTCCAGTACTCCGTCGCCAAGAACACCCTCATCAAGATCGCTGCCCAGGAAAAGGGCATCGAGGGCCTTGACGAGCACCTGACCGGTCCGACCGCAATCGCCTTCATCAAGGGCGAGGCTGTCGACGCCGCCAAGGTGATGAAGAAGTTCGCCGACGACAACAAGGCGTTCATCCTCAAGGGTGGCTACATGGACGGCAACGCTCTGTCTGCCGACCAGGTCAAGGCCATCGCCGAGCTGGACAACCGGGAGACCACTCTCGCGAAGCTGGCCGGTGCCATCAAGGGCAATCTGGCAAAGGCCGCAGGCCTGTTCAACGCTCCCGCTTCCCAGGTCGCACGCCTCGCCGTTGCGCTCCAGGAGAAGAAGGAAGCTTAA
- a CDS encoding TetR/AcrR family transcriptional regulator, with protein sequence MPKISEATVARHRAAQQRAVLDAARKLIVDGGGKVPTLAEVAADVGLARSSVYLYVSSREDMVVQLLRETIPAWLDELAGQIGRAGTDPADRLAVYVRVTLDLFVEGSHGPLMTAAQAFPGAFADERVQQEHNGLEPALHTLLGDAASLSRPLLDAAIQRGAELVAQSGADVEAVAAVLQRMARASLAGDLEESPVGD encoded by the coding sequence ATGCCGAAGATCTCGGAGGCCACCGTCGCACGCCACCGCGCCGCCCAGCAGCGCGCGGTGCTGGACGCCGCCCGGAAGCTCATCGTCGACGGCGGCGGAAAAGTGCCCACCCTCGCCGAGGTGGCCGCCGACGTGGGCCTCGCACGCTCCAGCGTCTACCTCTACGTGTCCTCCCGGGAGGACATGGTCGTCCAGCTGCTGCGGGAGACCATCCCGGCCTGGCTGGACGAACTTGCCGGGCAGATCGGCCGGGCCGGCACCGACCCCGCCGACCGCCTGGCCGTCTACGTCCGCGTCACGCTGGACCTGTTCGTCGAGGGCTCCCACGGGCCGCTCATGACCGCGGCCCAGGCCTTCCCCGGAGCCTTCGCCGACGAGCGGGTCCAACAGGAGCACAACGGCCTGGAGCCTGCGCTGCACACCCTGCTGGGCGATGCGGCGTCCCTGTCCCGTCCACTGCTCGACGCCGCGATCCAGCGCGGCGCGGAACTGGTCGCCCAGTCAGGCGCCGACGTCGAAGCGGTTGCGGCAGTGCTGCAGCGGATGGCACGGGCCTCGTTGGCGGGCGATTTGGAGGAATCACCGGTGGGGGACTAA
- the rplL gene encoding 50S ribosomal protein L7/L12: protein MAKLTKDELIEAFKEMTLIELSEFVKEFEEVFEVTAAAPVAVAAAGAAGGDAAAAEEQSEFDVVLEDAGAKKIGVIKAVRELVSGLGLKEAKELVEGAPKAILEGASKEDAEAAKAKLEEAGAKVTLK from the coding sequence ATGGCTAAGCTCACCAAGGACGAGCTCATCGAGGCATTCAAGGAGATGACTCTCATCGAGCTCTCTGAGTTCGTCAAGGAGTTCGAAGAGGTCTTCGAGGTCACCGCTGCCGCTCCGGTCGCAGTTGCTGCCGCAGGTGCCGCCGGCGGCGACGCCGCTGCCGCTGAAGAGCAGTCCGAGTTCGACGTCGTTCTCGAGGACGCCGGCGCCAAGAAGATCGGCGTCATCAAGGCTGTCCGCGAGCTCGTCTCCGGCCTGGGCCTGAAGGAGGCCAAGGAGCTCGTCGAGGGCGCACCGAAGGCCATCCTCGAGGGCGCTTCCAAGGAAGACGCCGAGGCTGCCAAGGCCAAGCTCGAAGAGGCCGGCGCCAAGGTCACCCTCAAGTAA
- a CDS encoding DUF3068 domain-containing protein has translation MLPKSRVFSFLLLSVGIALLVAGLAAPRFLHEDSRLPLDLENTTWTLTDGDAQTRLMTDPGGRVLEVPVSRQLHMEIQNPADENTATLRVGETLMRDSMQGELDRLISAEVWTFGVDRSTGEFTTPATLTDQLASPVSEVPVDGVWLTFPSGAEQTAYDVFDPELRETRPAEFAEELDMDGRTVHRYRQEIEPTNVAELYAGPFNTTTFADDERGYLFHSVTRDFLVDRVSGLVVEIREDVDAYYGTADGQKREQVLLFEGRMPQEQIDAHLAEAGEIRDPAFVDAVRRVAIGVGAVLALLGLAGAFGVFGRRRGR, from the coding sequence ATGCTGCCTAAGTCCCGCGTGTTCTCCTTCCTCCTGCTCAGCGTCGGAATCGCTCTGCTGGTGGCGGGCCTGGCGGCGCCGCGTTTCCTCCACGAGGACAGCCGGCTGCCGCTGGACCTGGAGAACACGACGTGGACGCTCACCGACGGTGACGCGCAGACCCGCCTGATGACCGATCCCGGCGGCCGCGTCCTCGAGGTGCCCGTCTCCCGCCAGCTCCACATGGAGATCCAGAACCCGGCGGACGAGAACACCGCGACGCTGCGGGTGGGGGAGACCCTCATGCGCGACAGTATGCAGGGGGAACTGGACCGGCTCATCTCCGCCGAAGTGTGGACCTTCGGCGTGGACCGCTCGACGGGTGAGTTCACCACCCCGGCGACGCTCACCGACCAGCTGGCCAGCCCGGTGAGCGAAGTCCCGGTGGACGGCGTGTGGCTGACCTTCCCCTCGGGTGCGGAGCAGACCGCCTACGACGTGTTCGACCCCGAGCTGCGGGAGACCCGCCCGGCGGAGTTCGCCGAGGAGCTCGACATGGACGGCCGCACCGTCCACCGTTACCGGCAGGAGATCGAGCCGACGAACGTGGCGGAGCTCTACGCCGGCCCGTTCAACACCACCACCTTCGCGGACGACGAGCGCGGTTACCTCTTCCACTCGGTCACCCGCGATTTCCTGGTGGACCGGGTTTCGGGCCTGGTCGTGGAGATCCGGGAAGACGTGGACGCCTACTACGGCACCGCCGACGGACAGAAGCGCGAGCAGGTCCTCCTCTTCGAGGGGCGTATGCCGCAGGAGCAGATCGACGCACACCTGGCGGAGGCCGGCGAGATCCGGGACCCCGCGTTCGTCGATGCGGTGCGCCGGGTGGCCATCGGGGTCGGTGCGGTCCTCGCTCTGCTGGGCCTGGCCGGCGCTTTCGGCGTGTTCGGGAGACGACGGGGCCGGTGA
- a CDS encoding heavy metal translocating P-type ATPase: MTTTAPQTTTPTRAPDPWALFIRSRDGLITVATLVAIFVHLILWFGIGLDGWARDWPLVVVVVLGGIPLMVEVAKSAVATRGGADTLAAVSIITSVLLGEWLVAAIIVLMLSGGEALEEAASKRASGTLDALARRAPTTAHRLLGGTFAGGTEEVPVNDIAVGDLVEVLPHELCPVDGEVVEGHGSMDESYLTGEPYVVSKSRGSEVMSGAVNGDTPLTILAGRPAQDSRYAQIVGVLREAEENRPAMRRLADRLGAWYTVVALVLGGLGWAVSGDPTRFLAVVVVATPCPLLIGVPVAIIGAISLAARRGIIVKNPGMLENASRVRTVMFDKTGTLTYGRPAITDIHTAESFSEDEVLALAASVERYSRHPLAEAIRAGAEQRGLELPAVTEVSEKPGQGLTGVVGGRRIRITNRRTSHEIDPGSRDLIPVTASGMESIVLVDDRYAAMIRLRDEPRSSANDFIAHLPKKHNVDKLMIISGDRESEVRYLADKVGIEEIHAGVSPEGKLTLVEEHNRRGPTMFLGDGINDAPAMAVATVGVAMGAGSDITSEAADAVILDSSLERLDDLLHIGARMRRIALQSALGGMALSIIGMILAVFGLLTPLMGAVAQEVIDVLAILNAARVGLVRGPLSDFDEK; this comes from the coding sequence CGCTCGTGGCCATCTTCGTGCACCTCATCCTGTGGTTCGGGATCGGGCTGGACGGTTGGGCGCGGGACTGGCCGCTGGTGGTGGTCGTCGTGCTCGGCGGCATCCCGTTGATGGTCGAGGTGGCGAAGTCGGCCGTGGCCACGCGGGGCGGCGCGGACACCCTGGCCGCCGTCTCCATCATCACGTCCGTGCTCCTGGGGGAGTGGCTTGTCGCGGCCATCATCGTGCTCATGCTCTCGGGCGGCGAGGCGCTGGAGGAGGCGGCGTCGAAACGCGCCTCGGGCACCCTCGACGCGTTGGCCCGCCGGGCGCCGACCACCGCGCACCGGCTGCTGGGCGGCACGTTCGCCGGGGGGACCGAAGAGGTCCCCGTCAACGACATCGCGGTCGGGGACCTGGTGGAGGTGCTGCCGCACGAGCTGTGCCCCGTGGACGGGGAGGTCGTGGAGGGCCACGGCAGCATGGACGAGTCCTACCTGACGGGCGAGCCCTACGTGGTGAGCAAGTCCCGCGGATCGGAGGTCATGTCGGGCGCCGTCAACGGCGACACCCCCCTGACGATCCTGGCGGGCCGGCCCGCGCAGGATTCCCGCTACGCGCAGATCGTCGGAGTGCTGCGGGAGGCGGAGGAGAACCGCCCCGCCATGCGCCGCCTCGCGGACCGGTTGGGCGCCTGGTACACGGTCGTCGCCCTGGTGCTCGGCGGCCTGGGCTGGGCGGTCTCGGGCGATCCGACGCGTTTCCTGGCGGTCGTCGTCGTGGCCACCCCCTGCCCGCTGCTCATCGGCGTGCCGGTGGCCATCATCGGCGCGATCTCGCTGGCGGCCCGGCGCGGCATCATCGTGAAGAACCCCGGCATGCTGGAGAACGCCTCCAGGGTCAGGACGGTCATGTTCGACAAGACCGGCACGCTGACCTACGGCCGACCGGCCATCACCGACATCCACACGGCGGAGAGCTTCTCCGAGGACGAGGTCCTGGCGCTCGCGGCGTCGGTGGAACGCTACTCCCGCCACCCGCTGGCCGAGGCGATCCGCGCCGGCGCGGAGCAGCGCGGACTCGAGCTCCCCGCCGTCACCGAGGTCTCCGAGAAGCCCGGCCAGGGATTGACCGGTGTGGTGGGCGGTCGGCGCATCCGCATCACCAACCGCCGCACCAGCCACGAGATCGACCCGGGCAGCCGCGATCTCATCCCCGTGACCGCCTCCGGCATGGAGTCGATTGTCCTGGTCGACGACCGTTACGCCGCCATGATCCGGTTGCGGGACGAACCGAGGTCGTCGGCGAACGACTTCATCGCCCACCTGCCGAAGAAGCACAACGTGGACAAGTTGATGATCATCTCCGGCGACCGCGAATCCGAGGTCCGGTACCTCGCGGACAAGGTCGGCATCGAGGAGATCCACGCGGGCGTCAGCCCCGAGGGCAAGCTGACGCTGGTGGAGGAGCACAACCGGCGCGGCCCGACGATGTTCCTCGGCGACGGGATCAACGACGCCCCGGCGATGGCGGTGGCGACGGTGGGCGTGGCGATGGGCGCGGGTTCCGACATCACCTCCGAGGCGGCCGACGCCGTCATCCTGGACTCCTCCCTGGAGCGCCTCGACGACCTCCTCCACATCGGCGCCCGCATGCGGCGCATCGCCCTGCAGTCCGCCCTGGGCGGCATGGCGCTGAGCATCATCGGCATGATCCTCGCGGTCTTCGGCCTGCTCACCCCGCTCATGGGCGCGGTCGCGCAGGAGGTCATCGACGTCCTGGCGATCCTCAACGCCGCCCGGGTCGGCCTGGTCCGGGGCCCGTTGAGCGACTTCGACGAGAAGTAA
- a CDS encoding DNA-directed RNA polymerase subunit beta has translation MLEGPILAVSRQTKSVADIPGTPKRYSFSKNAEPIEVPGLLDLQRESFAWLIGTPEWRARQQEERGPEARVTSGLEDILDELSPIQDYSENMSLSLSAPRFEDVKHTIDECKDKDINYSAPLYVTAEFINNETQEIKSQTVFIGDFPMMTNKGTFIVNGTERVVVSQLVRSPGVYFDQTIDKSTERPLHSVKVIPSRGAWLEFDVDKRDTVGVRIDRKRRQPVTVLLKALGWTAEQIKERFGFSEIMMSTLESDGVANVDEALLEIYRKQRPGEQPTRDLARSLLDNAFFRPKRYDLARVGRYKVNRKLGLGGDHDGLMTLTEEDIATTLEYLVRLHTGERTMTSPIGEVIPVNTDDIDHFGNRRLRTVGELIQNQVRVGLSRMERVVRERMTTQDAESITPTSLINVRPVSAAIREFFGTSQLSQFMDQNNSLSGLTHKRRLSALGPGGLSRERAGIEVRDVHPSHYGRMCPIETPEGPNIGLIGSLASYARVNAFGFIETPYLKVVDGKVTDEMHYLTADEEDRYAIGQASVERDAEGNITSDRIEVRVKDGDIAVTDGKGVDFIDVSARQMVSVATAMIPFLEHDDANRALMGANMQRQAVPLVRAEAPYVGTGMEKRAAYDAGDMVITPKSGVVENVSADLITIMDDEGIRDTYLLRKFERTNQGTCYNQTPLVDMGQRVEAGQVIADGPGTHHGEMSLGRNLLVAFMPWEGHNYEDAIILNQRIVEEDILTSIHIEEHEIDARDTKLGAEEITREIPNVSEDVLRDLDDRGIVRIGADVRAGDILVGKVTPKGETELTPEERLLRAIFGEKAREVRDTSMKVPHGENGKVIGVRRFAREDDDDLAPGVNEMIRVYVAQKRKIQDGDKLAGRHGNKGVVGKILPPEDMPFMPDGTPVDIILNTHGVPRRMNIGQVLEIHLGWLAAAGWTVDPAVVENAELIETLPEELYDVPANSLTATPVFDGASNQEIAGLLANSKPNRDGDVMVNPDGKAMLFDGRSGEPFPYPVSVGYMYMLKLHHLVDEKIHARSTGPYSMITQQPLGGKAQFGGQRFGEMEVWAMQAYGAAYTLQELLTIKSDDVVGRVKVYEAIVKGENIPDPGIPESFKVLLKELQSLCLNVEVLAADGTPMELSGDDDDDLDAGGSSLGINLSHDERSDVDAS, from the coding sequence GTGCTGGAAGGACCCATCTTGGCAGTCTCCCGCCAGACCAAGTCAGTGGCCGATATCCCCGGAACTCCCAAGCGTTACTCGTTCTCGAAGAACGCTGAGCCGATTGAGGTTCCCGGGCTCCTTGACCTGCAGCGTGAATCCTTCGCATGGTTGATCGGTACGCCCGAGTGGCGCGCCCGCCAGCAGGAGGAGCGTGGGCCGGAGGCCCGCGTCACCAGTGGTCTTGAGGACATTCTCGACGAGCTCAGCCCGATCCAGGACTACTCCGAGAACATGTCCCTTTCCCTGTCCGCCCCGCGATTCGAGGATGTCAAGCACACCATCGATGAGTGCAAGGACAAGGACATCAACTACTCCGCGCCACTGTATGTGACTGCGGAGTTCATCAACAACGAAACCCAGGAGATCAAGTCCCAGACCGTCTTCATCGGCGATTTCCCGATGATGACCAACAAGGGCACGTTCATCGTGAACGGCACCGAGCGTGTCGTGGTCTCCCAGCTGGTCCGCTCCCCGGGCGTGTACTTCGATCAGACGATCGACAAGTCGACCGAGCGTCCGCTGCACTCCGTGAAGGTCATCCCGTCCCGTGGCGCATGGCTGGAGTTCGACGTGGACAAGCGCGACACCGTCGGTGTCCGCATCGACCGTAAGCGTCGCCAGCCCGTCACCGTCCTGCTCAAGGCGCTCGGCTGGACCGCCGAGCAGATCAAGGAGCGCTTCGGCTTCTCCGAGATCATGATGTCCACCCTCGAGTCCGACGGCGTTGCCAACGTCGACGAGGCTCTGCTGGAGATCTACCGCAAGCAGCGTCCGGGCGAGCAGCCCACCCGCGATCTCGCGCGTTCCCTGCTCGACAACGCCTTCTTCCGCCCGAAGCGCTACGACCTGGCCCGGGTCGGCCGCTACAAGGTCAACCGCAAGCTCGGCCTCGGCGGCGACCACGACGGTCTGATGACGCTGACCGAAGAGGACATCGCCACCACCCTGGAGTACCTGGTCCGCCTGCACACCGGCGAGCGCACCATGACGTCGCCGATCGGCGAGGTCATCCCGGTCAACACCGACGACATCGACCACTTCGGCAACCGCCGTCTGCGCACCGTCGGCGAGCTCATCCAGAACCAGGTCCGCGTGGGCCTGTCCCGGATGGAGCGTGTCGTGCGCGAGCGCATGACCACCCAGGACGCCGAGTCGATCACCCCGACCTCGCTGATCAACGTCCGTCCGGTCTCGGCCGCGATCCGCGAGTTCTTCGGCACCTCCCAGCTGTCGCAGTTCATGGACCAGAACAACTCGCTGTCGGGTCTGACCCACAAGCGCCGTCTGTCCGCCCTCGGCCCGGGCGGCCTGTCCCGTGAGCGCGCCGGCATCGAGGTCCGCGACGTGCACCCGTCCCACTACGGCCGCATGTGCCCGATCGAGACCCCTGAGGGCCCGAACATCGGCCTCATCGGCTCGCTCGCGTCCTACGCCCGCGTCAACGCCTTCGGCTTCATCGAGACCCCGTATCTCAAGGTCGTCGACGGCAAGGTCACCGACGAGATGCACTACCTCACCGCCGACGAGGAGGACCGTTACGCCATCGGCCAGGCCTCCGTCGAGCGCGACGCGGAGGGCAACATCACCTCCGACCGCATCGAGGTCCGCGTCAAGGACGGCGACATCGCCGTCACCGACGGCAAGGGTGTCGACTTCATCGACGTCTCCGCCCGCCAGATGGTCTCCGTGGCCACCGCCATGATTCCGTTCCTCGAGCACGACGACGCCAACCGTGCCCTCATGGGCGCGAACATGCAGCGCCAGGCTGTGCCGCTGGTCCGCGCCGAGGCCCCCTACGTGGGCACCGGCATGGAGAAGCGCGCCGCCTACGACGCCGGCGACATGGTCATCACGCCGAAGTCCGGCGTCGTCGAAAACGTCTCCGCCGACCTGATCACCATCATGGACGACGAGGGCATCCGGGACACCTACCTGCTGCGCAAGTTCGAGCGCACCAACCAGGGCACCTGCTACAACCAGACCCCGCTGGTCGACATGGGCCAGCGCGTCGAGGCCGGCCAGGTCATCGCTGACGGTCCGGGCACCCACCACGGCGAGATGTCGCTGGGCCGCAACCTGCTGGTCGCGTTCATGCCGTGGGAAGGCCACAACTACGAGGACGCGATCATCCTCAACCAGCGGATCGTGGAGGAGGACATCCTCACCTCGATCCACATCGAGGAGCACGAGATCGACGCCCGCGACACCAAGCTGGGCGCCGAGGAGATCACCCGTGAGATCCCGAACGTCTCCGAGGACGTCCTGCGCGACCTCGACGACCGCGGCATCGTCCGCATCGGCGCCGACGTCCGCGCCGGCGACATCCTCGTGGGCAAGGTCACCCCGAAGGGCGAGACCGAGCTGACCCCGGAGGAGCGCCTGCTGCGCGCCATCTTCGGCGAGAAGGCCCGCGAGGTCCGCGACACCTCCATGAAGGTGCCGCACGGCGAGAACGGCAAGGTCATCGGTGTCCGCCGCTTCGCCCGCGAGGACGACGACGATCTGGCGCCGGGCGTCAACGAGATGATCCGCGTCTACGTCGCCCAGAAGCGCAAGATCCAGGACGGCGACAAGCTCGCCGGCCGCCACGGCAACAAGGGCGTCGTGGGCAAGATCCTGCCGCCGGAGGACATGCCGTTCATGCCGGACGGCACCCCGGTGGACATCATCCTGAACACCCACGGTGTCCCGCGCCGTATGAACATCGGCCAGGTCCTGGAGATCCACCTCGGCTGGCTCGCCGCCGCCGGTTGGACCGTCGACCCGGCCGTCGTGGAGAACGCCGAACTGATCGAGACCCTCCCCGAGGAGCTCTACGACGTCCCGGCCAACTCCCTGACCGCCACCCCGGTCTTCGACGGCGCCTCCAACCAGGAGATCGCCGGCCTGCTCGCCAACTCCAAGCCGAACCGCGACGGCGACGTCATGGTCAACCCGGACGGCAAGGCGATGCTTTTCGACGGCCGCTCCGGCGAGCCGTTCCCCTACCCGGTCTCCGTGGGCTACATGTACATGCTCAAGCTCCACCACCTGGTGGACGAGAAGATCCACGCCCGCTCCACCGGCCCGTACTCCATGATCACCCAGCAGCCGCTCGGTGGTAAGGCCCAGTTCGGCGGCCAGCGCTTCGGTGAGATGGAGGTGTGGGCGATGCAGGCATACGGCGCCGCCTACACCCTGCAGGAACTGCTGACCATCAAGTCCGACGACGTTGTCGGCCGTGTCAAGGTCTACGAGGCCATCGTCAAGGGCGAGAACATCCCGGACCCGGGTATCCCCGAGTCCTTCAAGGTTCTGCTCAAGGAGCTCCAGTCCCTGTGCCTGAACGTCGAGGTCCTCGCCGCCGACGGCACCCCGATGGAGCTGTCCGGCGACGATGACGACGATCTCGACGCCGGCGGATCCTCGCTGGGCATCAACCTGTCCCACGACGAGCGTTCCGACGTCGACGCGTCCTAA